A genomic stretch from Pempheris klunzingeri isolate RE-2024b chromosome 23, fPemKlu1.hap1, whole genome shotgun sequence includes:
- the rpl34 gene encoding large ribosomal subunit protein eL34 has protein sequence MVQRLTYRRRLSYNTASNKTRLSRTPGNRIVYLYTKKVGKAPKSACGICPGRLRGIRAVRPQVLMRLSKTKKHVSRAYGGSMCAKCVRDRIKRAFLIEEQKIVVKVLKAQAQSQKSK, from the exons ATGGTGCAGCGCCTGACTTACCGTCGTAGGTTGTCCTACAACACCGCCTCCAACAAAACCAGGCT GTCTCGGACGCCCGGTAACCGTATTGTGTACCTGTACACCAAGAAAGTCGGCAAGGCCCCCAAGTCGGCATGTGGCATCTGCCCAGGAAGACTGCGTGGA ATCCGGGCTGTTAGACCTCAGGTTCTGATGAGGCTCTCTAAGACCAAGAAGCACGTCAGCCGGGCCTACGGAGGCTCCATGTGCGCCAAGTGTGTGCGTGACAG GATCAAGCGTGCTTTCCTGATTGAGGAGCAGAAGATCGTTGTCAAGGTGCTCAAGGCACAGGCACAGAGCCAGAAATCTAagtaa